The Streptomyces sp. SS1-1 genome has a segment encoding these proteins:
- the dapE gene encoding succinyl-diaminopimelate desuccinylase, translated as MADTSLDLSLDAALLTARLVDLPSESGSEKPLADAIEGALRALPHLTVERYGNNVLARTDLGRPERVILAGHIDTVPIADNVPSRLDDDGVLWGCGTCDMKSGVAVQLRIAATVPAPNRDLTFVFYDNEEVAAELNGLKHIAENRPQWLEGDFAVLLEPSDGEVEGGCQGTLRVLLKTKGERSHSARSWMGSNAIHAAAPILARLASYEPRYPVIDGLEYREGLNAVGISGGVAGNVIPDECVVTVNFRYAPDRTEEEAIAHVREVFAGCGVEEFVVDDHSGGALPGLSHPAAAAFMEAVGGVPRPKYGWTDVSRFSALGVPAVNYGPGNPHLAHKRDERVETAKILAGEERLRAWLTA; from the coding sequence ATGGCCGACACCTCCCTTGACCTCAGCCTCGACGCCGCCCTGCTCACCGCCCGGCTGGTCGACCTCCCCTCCGAGAGCGGCTCGGAGAAGCCCCTCGCGGACGCCATCGAGGGTGCCCTGCGCGCCCTGCCGCACCTGACGGTCGAGCGGTACGGCAACAACGTCCTGGCGCGCACCGACCTCGGCCGGCCGGAGCGCGTCATCCTCGCCGGGCACATCGACACCGTGCCCATCGCGGACAACGTGCCCTCGCGGCTCGACGACGACGGCGTCCTGTGGGGCTGCGGCACCTGCGACATGAAGTCCGGCGTCGCCGTCCAGCTGCGCATCGCGGCCACCGTCCCGGCCCCCAACCGCGACCTCACGTTCGTCTTCTACGACAACGAGGAGGTCGCCGCCGAGCTCAACGGCCTCAAGCACATCGCGGAGAACCGCCCGCAGTGGCTGGAGGGCGACTTCGCGGTCCTCCTGGAGCCCTCGGACGGCGAGGTCGAGGGCGGCTGCCAGGGCACCCTGCGCGTACTGCTGAAGACGAAGGGCGAGCGGTCGCACTCCGCGCGCTCCTGGATGGGCTCCAACGCCATCCACGCGGCCGCCCCGATCCTGGCCCGCCTCGCCTCCTACGAGCCGCGGTACCCGGTGATCGACGGCCTGGAGTACCGGGAGGGCCTGAACGCGGTCGGCATCTCCGGCGGCGTCGCGGGCAACGTCATCCCCGACGAGTGCGTCGTCACCGTGAACTTCCGCTACGCCCCCGACCGCACCGAGGAGGAGGCGATCGCGCACGTCCGCGAGGTGTTCGCCGGCTGCGGCGTCGAGGAGTTCGTCGTGGACGACCACAGCGGCGGCGCCCTGCCCGGACTGTCCCACCCGGCCGCCGCGGCCTTCATGGAGGCCGTCGGGGGCGTCCCGCGGCCCAAGTACGGCTGGACGGACGTCTCCCGCTTCTCCGCCCTCGGCGTCCCCGCCGTGAACTACGGCCCCGGCAACCCGCACCTGGCGCACAAGCGGGACGAGCGCGTCGAGACGGCGAAGATCCTCGCGGGGGAGGAGCGGCTGCGCGCGTGGCTCACCGCGTGA
- a CDS encoding TIGR00730 family Rossman fold protein has product MATGNPEGKKQPPDEQRLGPVLRRRHQVQAGTTDQRLLDERAPTDWVHTDPWRVLRIQSEFIEGFGTLAELPPAISVFGSARTPVDSPEYEAGVRLGQGLVEAGFAVITGGGPGAMEAANKGALEANGTSVGLGIELPFEQGLNPYVDIGLNFRYFFVRKMMFVKYAQGFVVLPGGLGTLDELFEALTLVQTQKVTRFPIVLFGTAYWGGLVDWLTNTLVAQGKASEKDLLLFHVTDDVDEAVALVSKEAGR; this is encoded by the coding sequence ATGGCTACCGGTAACCCCGAGGGGAAAAAGCAGCCACCCGACGAGCAGCGGCTGGGGCCGGTGCTGCGCCGGCGCCACCAGGTGCAGGCGGGCACCACCGACCAGCGCCTGCTGGACGAGCGGGCCCCCACCGACTGGGTCCACACCGACCCCTGGCGGGTCCTGCGCATCCAGTCGGAGTTCATCGAGGGCTTCGGCACGCTCGCCGAACTGCCGCCCGCGATCAGCGTGTTCGGCTCCGCGCGCACCCCGGTGGACTCCCCGGAGTACGAGGCCGGGGTCCGGCTCGGCCAGGGCCTCGTCGAGGCCGGCTTCGCCGTGATCACCGGGGGCGGCCCCGGCGCGATGGAGGCGGCCAACAAGGGCGCCCTCGAGGCGAACGGGACCTCCGTCGGCCTGGGCATCGAGCTGCCCTTCGAGCAGGGCCTCAACCCCTACGTCGACATCGGCCTGAACTTCCGGTACTTCTTCGTCCGCAAGATGATGTTCGTCAAGTACGCCCAGGGGTTCGTGGTGCTCCCGGGCGGCCTCGGCACCCTCGACGAACTCTTCGAGGCCCTGACCCTCGTCCAGACCCAGAAGGTCACCCGCTTCCCGATCGTGCTGTTCGGCACCGCGTACTGGGGCGGCCTGGTGGACTGGCTGACGAACACCCTGGTGGCCCAGGGCAAGGCGTCCGAGAAGGACCTGCTGCTGTTCCACGTCACCGACGACGTGGACGAGGCGGTCGCCCTGGTCTCCAAGGAGGCGGGCCGCTGA
- the folP gene encoding dihydropteroate synthase has product MLRLGSREFGAHEPVIMAIVNRTPDSFYDQGATFHDEPALARVEQAVAEGAAIIDIGGVKAGPGEEVSAEEEARRTVGFVAEVRRRFPDVVISVDTWRADVGAAVCEAGADVLNDAWGGVDPGLAEVAARYGVGLVCTHAGGARPRTRPHRVTYDDVMADILRVTVGLAERALALGVPRESILIDPGHDFGKNTRHSLEATRRLGEMVETGWPVLVSLSNKDFVGETLDRPVKERVVGTLATTAVSAWLGAQVYRVHEVAETRQVLDMVASIAGHRPPAVARRGLA; this is encoded by the coding sequence ATGCTCAGGCTGGGCAGTCGCGAGTTCGGCGCGCACGAGCCGGTGATCATGGCGATCGTGAACCGGACCCCGGACTCCTTCTACGACCAGGGGGCGACGTTCCACGACGAGCCGGCCCTCGCGCGCGTGGAGCAGGCCGTGGCCGAGGGCGCGGCCATCATCGACATCGGCGGCGTCAAGGCGGGTCCCGGCGAGGAGGTGTCCGCCGAGGAGGAGGCGCGGCGCACGGTCGGGTTCGTGGCGGAGGTGCGGCGGCGTTTCCCGGACGTCGTGATCAGCGTGGACACCTGGCGTGCCGACGTCGGGGCCGCGGTGTGCGAGGCGGGGGCGGATGTGCTGAACGACGCCTGGGGCGGGGTGGACCCCGGTCTGGCGGAGGTCGCGGCCCGCTACGGCGTGGGCCTGGTGTGCACGCACGCCGGGGGTGCCCGGCCGCGTACCCGGCCGCACCGGGTGACATACGACGACGTCATGGCGGACATCCTGCGGGTGACCGTGGGCCTGGCGGAGCGGGCGCTCGCGCTGGGGGTGCCCCGCGAGTCGATCCTGATCGACCCGGGGCACGACTTCGGGAAGAACACCCGGCACAGCCTGGAGGCGACCCGGCGGCTCGGGGAGATGGTGGAGACGGGCTGGCCGGTGCTGGTCTCCCTGTCCAACAAGGACTTCGTCGGGGAGACCCTGGACCGGCCCGTGAAGGAGCGGGTGGTCGGGACGCTCGCGACGACCGCGGTGTCCGCGTGGCTGGGCGCCCAGGTGTACCGGGTGCACGAGGTGGCGGAGACCCGGCAGGTGCTGGACATGGTGGCGTCGATCGCCGGGCACCGGCCGCCGGCCGTGGCGCGGCGGGGACTGGCCTGA
- a CDS encoding DivIVA domain-containing protein, protein MLMFLFLVVALAVVVGAVTLAVVGGGEGDGPLPEAAPERLHDPLPPDRPVGRADVETLRFPLAARGYRMADVDDALSRLGAELAERDARIADLESALAGARAPRGQVSMDKPDQEDQ, encoded by the coding sequence ATGCTCATGTTCTTGTTCCTGGTCGTCGCGCTGGCCGTCGTGGTCGGCGCGGTGACGCTCGCCGTGGTGGGCGGCGGCGAGGGCGACGGACCGCTGCCGGAGGCCGCGCCCGAGCGGCTGCACGACCCGCTCCCGCCGGACCGCCCCGTCGGCCGCGCCGACGTCGAGACCCTGCGCTTCCCGCTCGCCGCCCGCGGCTACCGCATGGCCGACGTCGACGACGCCCTCAGCCGCCTCGGCGCCGAGCTCGCCGAGCGCGACGCGCGCATCGCCGACCTGGAGTCCGCGCTGGCCGGAGCGCGGGCGCCGCGCGGCCAGGTCTCCATGGACAAGCCCGACCAGGAGGACCAGTGA
- a CDS encoding DNA-3-methyladenine glycosylase I — MSDGSALAGPDGARRCPWALSTPDYVAYHDEEWGRPVHGDDALYERLSLEAFQSGLSWITILRRREGFRAAFAGFEIARVATFTEADEERLLADTGIIRNRLKIAATVANAKVLAGWAPGELDALIWSHAPDPAARPVPKTLADVPAVTPESTALSKALKKRGLRFVGPTTAYALMQACGLVDDHLADCVARGAA; from the coding sequence GTGAGCGACGGTTCGGCCCTCGCGGGCCCGGACGGCGCCCGGCGCTGCCCCTGGGCCCTGTCCACCCCGGACTACGTGGCCTACCACGACGAGGAGTGGGGCCGCCCCGTCCACGGCGACGACGCCCTGTACGAACGGCTCAGCCTGGAGGCGTTCCAGTCCGGGCTGTCCTGGATCACGATCCTGCGCCGCCGGGAGGGCTTTCGGGCGGCCTTCGCCGGGTTCGAGATCGCCCGGGTCGCCACGTTCACGGAAGCCGACGAGGAACGCCTCCTCGCCGACACCGGGATCATCCGCAACCGGCTGAAGATCGCGGCGACCGTGGCCAACGCGAAGGTGCTGGCCGGCTGGGCCCCGGGCGAGCTCGACGCCCTGATCTGGTCCCACGCCCCGGACCCGGCCGCCCGCCCGGTCCCGAAGACCCTGGCGGACGTCCCCGCGGTCACCCCTGAGTCGACGGCCCTGTCGAAGGCGCTGAAGAAGCGGGGGCTGCGGTTCGTCGGCCCGACGACGGCGTACGCCCTGATGCAGGCGTGCGGCCTGGTCGACGACCATCTGGCGGACTGCGTCGCGCGGGGCGCCGCCTGA
- a CDS encoding enoyl-CoA hydratase/isomerase family protein — MADTVLYEVSDGLATITLNRPEAMNALNIAAKVALRDAVEAAAGDDAVRAVLLTAAGERSFCVGQDLKEHIGLLASDRESGTKLTMTTVKEHYNPIVRALAGMRKPVVAAVNGVAAGAGLGFALAADYRVVAETAAFNTSFAGVALTADSGISWTLPRVVGPSRATDLLLFPRNISAQEAYDLGIANRLVPAAELRAEAERVARGLAAGPTVAYGAIKEAVAFGLTHSLEETLEKEDELQTRAGTSEDHAIAVRAFVNKEKPSYLGR; from the coding sequence ATGGCCGACACCGTGCTCTACGAGGTGAGCGACGGGCTGGCGACGATCACGCTGAACCGCCCCGAAGCGATGAACGCGCTGAACATCGCCGCGAAGGTGGCCCTGCGGGACGCGGTGGAGGCCGCCGCGGGCGACGACGCCGTCCGGGCCGTGCTGCTGACGGCGGCCGGGGAGCGGTCGTTCTGCGTGGGTCAGGACCTGAAGGAGCACATCGGGCTGCTGGCCTCCGACCGGGAGTCCGGGACGAAGCTGACCATGACCACGGTCAAGGAGCACTACAACCCGATCGTCCGGGCGCTGGCCGGGATGCGGAAGCCGGTCGTGGCAGCGGTGAACGGCGTCGCCGCCGGGGCGGGCCTCGGCTTCGCGCTGGCCGCCGACTACCGGGTGGTCGCGGAGACCGCCGCCTTCAACACGTCGTTCGCCGGGGTGGCGCTGACCGCCGACTCCGGGATCTCCTGGACGCTGCCGCGGGTCGTGGGCCCGAGCCGCGCCACCGACCTGCTGCTCTTCCCGCGCAACATCAGCGCGCAGGAGGCGTACGACCTGGGGATCGCGAACCGTCTGGTGCCGGCGGCCGAGCTGCGCGCCGAGGCCGAGCGGGTGGCGCGCGGGCTCGCCGCGGGCCCGACGGTGGCGTACGGGGCGATCAAGGAGGCGGTGGCGTTCGGGCTGACGCACTCCCTGGAGGAGACCCTGGAGAAGGAGGACGAGCTGCAGACGCGCGCGGGCACCTCCGAGGACCACGCGATCGCGGTGCGGGCCTTCGTGAACAAGGAGAAGCCCTCCTACCTGGGCCGCTGA
- a CDS encoding DUF3117 domain-containing protein yields the protein MAAMKPRTGDGPLEVTKEGRGIVMRVPLEGGGRLVVELTPDEADALGDALKKVVG from the coding sequence ATGGCGGCCATGAAGCCGCGGACGGGCGATGGCCCGCTCGAGGTGACCAAGGAGGGGCGGGGCATCGTCATGCGCGTTCCGCTCGAAGGCGGCGGTCGGCTCGTCGTCGAGCTGACCCCTGACGAGGCCGACGCGCTCGGCGACGCCCTCAAGAAGGTCGTCGGCTGA
- a CDS encoding O-methyltransferase — protein sequence MCGFPGATDTVTPRQPRGQERVITGNRQTSWAFADAYVAEDDVLRWARDRAREAGLRSVSPGTGAALGLLAATVDAKAVAEIGTGTGVSGIHLLHGMRPDGVLTTVDSEPEHQQFARQAFRAAGFAGNRARFIPGRALDVLPRLADAGYDLVFCDGDRLEFLDYLAESLRLLRPGGLVAFEGVFANGRTVDSGPQPTEVIRVRELLRAVRESQELVPSLLPVGDGLLCAVKR from the coding sequence ATCTGCGGGTTCCCGGGCGCAACGGATACAGTCACGCCGAGGCAACCACGGGGACAGGAGAGGGTCATTACCGGCAACCGGCAGACGAGCTGGGCGTTCGCCGACGCCTACGTCGCCGAGGACGACGTCCTGCGCTGGGCCCGGGACCGGGCCCGCGAGGCGGGACTGCGCTCGGTGTCGCCCGGCACGGGCGCCGCGCTCGGGTTGCTCGCCGCCACCGTGGACGCCAAGGCGGTCGCGGAGATCGGCACCGGCACCGGCGTGTCGGGCATCCATCTCCTGCACGGCATGCGCCCCGACGGGGTGCTCACGACCGTGGACTCGGAGCCGGAGCACCAGCAGTTCGCCCGCCAGGCCTTCCGGGCCGCGGGCTTCGCCGGCAACCGCGCCCGCTTCATCCCGGGCCGCGCGCTGGACGTCCTGCCGCGCCTCGCGGACGCCGGGTACGACCTGGTCTTCTGCGACGGCGACCGGCTGGAGTTCCTCGACTATCTCGCCGAATCGTTGCGTCTGCTGCGCCCCGGCGGCCTGGTCGCGTTCGAGGGCGTCTTCGCCAACGGCCGTACCGTCGACTCCGGACCGCAGCCCACCGAGGTCATACGGGTCCGGGAGCTGCTGCGGGCCGTGCGGGAGAGCCAGGAGCTGGTCCCGTCGCTGCTGCCCGTGGGCGACGGCCTGCTGTGCGCCGTCAAACGCTGA
- the sigE gene encoding RNA polymerase sigma factor SigE yields MVGAPLDTTRADRGGAAAPADRGGVLRRFLGSAGRPKSVNDTADHSHAGDFAQTATFSTDADGQAWTPPTWEEIVSTHSGRVYRLAYRLTGNQHDAEDLTQEVFVRVFRSLSTYTPGTFEGWLHRITTNLFLDMVRRKQRIRFDALGEDAAERLPSKEPTPQQVFNDAHFDADVQQALDTLAPEFRAAVVLCDIEGLSYEEIAATLGVKLGTVRSRIHRGRSQLRKALAHRSPEARAERRSFVPRVAALGGGGASA; encoded by the coding sequence ATGGTAGGGGCTCCACTGGACACCACCAGAGCCGATAGGGGAGGTGCGGCTGCGCCTGCGGATCGGGGAGGGGTGCTGCGGCGCTTCCTCGGATCGGCGGGCAGGCCGAAATCCGTGAACGACACCGCTGACCACAGCCACGCCGGCGACTTCGCCCAGACCGCGACCTTCTCCACCGACGCGGACGGGCAGGCGTGGACTCCGCCCACCTGGGAGGAGATCGTCAGCACGCACAGCGGCCGCGTCTACCGGCTCGCCTACCGCCTCACGGGCAACCAGCACGACGCCGAGGACCTCACCCAGGAGGTCTTCGTCCGTGTCTTCCGCTCCCTGTCGACCTACACGCCGGGCACCTTCGAGGGCTGGCTGCACCGCATCACCACCAACCTGTTCCTCGACATGGTGCGCCGCAAGCAGCGCATCCGCTTCGACGCGCTGGGCGAGGACGCCGCCGAGCGGCTGCCCAGCAAGGAGCCGACGCCCCAGCAGGTCTTCAACGACGCCCACTTCGACGCGGACGTCCAGCAGGCCCTCGACACCCTCGCGCCGGAGTTCCGCGCCGCGGTCGTCCTGTGCGACATCGAGGGACTGTCCTACGAGGAGATCGCCGCGACCCTCGGCGTCAAGCTCGGCACCGTCCGCTCGCGGATCCACCGCGGCCGGTCGCAGCTGCGCAAGGCCCTCGCCCACCGCTCGCCGGAGGCGCGCGCCGAGCGCCGCTCCTTCGTGCCGCGCGTGGCCGCTCTGGGGGGAGGGGGCGCGAGCGCGTGA
- a CDS encoding anti-sigma factor family protein: protein MSGLRPDPTERLLAEQHLGDRLSALVDGELGHETRERVLAHLATCARCKAEVDAQRRLKNVFAEAAPPSPSESFLARLQGLPGGGDLDGGGSPLGGGGFGTAGRPGTAGVFGVRRDDAFEFGYVPSGGHAAAFTGADRGFRTHPVNGRQDPDRHASSRMRFAFVAAGAVSLAALALGGVTGSVPTDTEARGGSGGSNVTPARSQGTGATTAPETQRRRGAGPLFAQGQASGAARTPVAPTRTPAPLLPGTPVSSAAQDMRTLTAPVVAGAAAMSPLIRPLSATPPLSLTSWSKDPGTTATPGLLAAPVPGTTSSPSASPATGP from the coding sequence GTGAGCGGCCTTCGACCCGACCCCACCGAACGGCTCCTCGCCGAGCAGCACCTTGGCGACCGCCTCTCCGCCCTCGTGGACGGAGAGCTCGGTCATGAGACGCGTGAGCGCGTCCTGGCCCACCTGGCGACCTGCGCCCGGTGCAAGGCCGAGGTCGACGCACAGCGCCGGCTGAAGAACGTCTTCGCGGAGGCGGCGCCCCCGTCGCCCTCCGAGAGCTTCCTGGCCCGGCTCCAGGGCCTCCCCGGGGGAGGTGACCTCGACGGCGGCGGCTCGCCGCTCGGCGGGGGCGGATTCGGGACGGCCGGACGGCCGGGCACCGCGGGCGTCTTCGGAGTGAGGCGGGACGACGCGTTCGAGTTCGGGTACGTCCCCTCGGGCGGGCACGCCGCCGCGTTCACCGGGGCCGACCGGGGCTTTCGCACCCACCCGGTGAACGGCCGTCAGGACCCCGACCGCCACGCGTCCTCCCGGATGCGGTTCGCGTTCGTCGCCGCCGGAGCCGTGTCGCTGGCCGCCCTCGCCCTCGGCGGGGTCACCGGCAGCGTGCCCACCGACACCGAGGCGCGCGGCGGCTCCGGCGGCAGCAATGTGACGCCGGCCCGCTCCCAGGGCACCGGCGCCACCACGGCACCGGAGACCCAGCGCCGCCGGGGCGCCGGCCCGCTGTTCGCGCAGGGCCAGGCGTCCGGCGCGGCGCGGACCCCGGTCGCCCCGACCCGGACGCCCGCTCCGCTCCTCCCCGGGACGCCGGTCTCGTCGGCGGCGCAGGACATGCGGACGCTGACGGCCCCGGTGGTGGCGGGCGCCGCCGCCATGTCCCCGCTGATACGTCCGCTGAGCGCCACCCCGCCGCTCAGCCTGACCTCCTGGTCCAAGGACCCCGGGACCACCGCCACCCCGGGCCTGCTCGCCGCACCCGTCCCCGGCACGACCTCCTCACCCTCCGCCTCTCCGGCCACCGGCCCCTGA
- a CDS encoding trypsin-like peptidase domain-containing protein, with product MNEGKPTRAKWWNRPRPQEGSPGPSDAPADGDFELASPASPEETPGREDDDYTLPPASGPGTPTPTDGDFELASPGRASVPQARDGGEGTSAPGTAPDVPAAPASALNTPAGNAGTGTGAARASGMAAPHASGTQAARGPGTEAPQVPGTDAPQAPGTAAEAPVAPAPHGDAGPRPLHDPDPYSTPPYGEPGPWAPAPPVQHPAATPAHGIPVGAAPPVSGPPAPHHQAAPPAPHAPHQQAAPAHPVPAPHHQAPPGAPAHPVPDPALADAPPPAVPAVPGAPGAQGAPLDPWRNYDPWARAAERAAAAPLQESGAGAGMRRRRRVKGALLVGALVIALISGGVGGALGAYLERNGGLDTVKLPQAGVEAPGRAADSVAGIAARALPSVVTLHVRGRSEQGTGTGFVLDDRGHILTNNHVVEPAGSDGEISVTFHSGDTAKATVVGRDSGYDLAVVKVTGVSGLRPLPLGNSENVQVGDPVVAIGAPFDLEGTVTSGIISAKQRPITAGGESGDGSDVSYVDALQTDAPINPGNSGGPLLDGAGRVVGINSAIRSAGSGAEPDGGQAGSIGLGFAIPVNQAKRVAEELINTGKATHPVIGVTLDMGYSGDGARVGTKDGDGGPAVTKGGPGAKAGIEPGDVITEIDGARVHSGEELIIKTRAHRPGDRLELTLKRDGKEITLELTLGSSSGR from the coding sequence ATGAACGAGGGGAAGCCCACGCGGGCGAAGTGGTGGAACCGCCCCCGGCCGCAGGAGGGTTCCCCGGGCCCGTCCGACGCTCCCGCCGACGGCGACTTCGAACTGGCGAGCCCCGCGAGCCCCGAGGAGACGCCGGGCCGCGAGGACGACGACTACACCCTCCCGCCCGCCTCCGGCCCAGGCACCCCCACCCCGACCGACGGCGACTTCGAACTGGCGAGCCCGGGGCGAGCGTCGGTGCCTCAGGCGCGGGACGGCGGGGAGGGGACGTCAGCGCCGGGCACGGCACCGGACGTACCGGCCGCGCCCGCCTCGGCCCTCAACACCCCGGCGGGGAACGCCGGCACGGGCACGGGAGCCGCGCGGGCCTCGGGCATGGCAGCCCCGCATGCCTCGGGCACGCAAGCCGCGCGGGGGCCCGGGACGGAGGCCCCGCAGGTTCCCGGCACAGATGCCCCGCAAGCCCCCGGCACCGCCGCCGAGGCTCCCGTGGCCCCCGCTCCGCACGGGGACGCCGGCCCGCGGCCCCTGCACGACCCCGACCCCTACAGCACGCCGCCCTACGGTGAGCCCGGCCCCTGGGCGCCCGCCCCGCCGGTCCAGCACCCGGCGGCCACGCCGGCCCACGGCATCCCGGTGGGAGCGGCACCGCCCGTCTCCGGTCCGCCCGCGCCCCACCACCAGGCGGCCCCACCGGCTCCGCACGCGCCCCACCAGCAGGCGGCCCCCGCCCACCCCGTGCCCGCGCCCCATCACCAGGCGCCCCCCGGCGCCCCCGCCCACCCCGTGCCTGATCCCGCCCTCGCGGACGCGCCGCCGCCTGCCGTTCCCGCGGTGCCCGGCGCGCCCGGCGCCCAGGGCGCCCCTCTCGACCCCTGGCGGAACTACGACCCCTGGGCCCGTGCGGCCGAGCGCGCGGCGGCGGCGCCCTTGCAGGAGAGCGGCGCCGGTGCCGGGATGCGCCGGCGCAGGCGCGTGAAGGGGGCGCTCCTCGTCGGCGCCCTCGTCATCGCGCTGATCTCCGGCGGCGTCGGCGGAGCCCTCGGCGCCTATCTCGAGCGCAACGGCGGCCTGGACACCGTGAAGCTGCCGCAGGCCGGCGTCGAGGCGCCCGGCCGGGCCGCGGACAGCGTCGCCGGGATCGCCGCCCGGGCCCTGCCCAGCGTCGTCACCCTGCATGTGCGCGGCCGTTCGGAACAGGGCACCGGCACCGGGTTCGTGCTCGACGACCGCGGTCACATCCTGACCAACAACCACGTCGTCGAACCCGCCGGGAGCGACGGCGAGATATCCGTGACCTTCCACAGCGGCGACACCGCCAAGGCGACCGTGGTCGGCCGGGACAGCGGCTACGACCTCGCGGTCGTGAAGGTCACCGGCGTCAGCGGACTGCGGCCCCTGCCGCTCGGCAACTCCGAGAACGTCCAGGTCGGCGACCCGGTCGTCGCCATCGGCGCCCCCTTCGACCTCGAAGGCACCGTCACCTCCGGGATCATCAGCGCCAAGCAGCGTCCCATCACCGCCGGCGGCGAGAGCGGGGACGGCAGCGACGTGTCGTACGTCGACGCACTGCAGACCGACGCGCCCATCAACCCCGGCAACTCCGGCGGCCCGCTGCTCGACGGCGCCGGCCGGGTCGTCGGCATCAACTCCGCCATCCGCTCCGCGGGCAGCGGCGCCGAACCCGACGGCGGCCAGGCCGGCTCGATCGGCCTCGGCTTCGCCATCCCGGTCAACCAGGCCAAGCGCGTCGCCGAGGAACTGATCAACACCGGCAAGGCCACCCACCCGGTGATCGGCGTCACCCTCGACATGGGGTACAGCGGCGACGGCGCCCGCGTCGGGACGAAGGACGGCGACGGCGGCCCCGCCGTCACCAAGGGCGGACCCGGCGCCAAGGCCGGTATCGAACCCGGCGACGTCATCACGGAGATCGACGGCGCGCGCGTCCACTCCGGCGAGGAACTGATCATCAAGACCCGCGCCCACCGCCCCGGCGACCGCCTGGAGCTGACGCTGAAACGGGACGGCAAGGAGATCACGCTCGAGCTGACGCTGGGCTCGTCGAGCGGGCGGTGA